In Pangasianodon hypophthalmus isolate fPanHyp1 chromosome 13, fPanHyp1.pri, whole genome shotgun sequence, the genomic window ttgttcattcacttGTCTTCAGAAAGCattttatcctgctcagggatGCTGTGATGTATGACGTTGCTTTCATGAATTGAATTGTAAAAAACTTTCATGTAGCTATATCTAGTACAGAGCAGAAACATGCTACTTACGTCCCCTACAAATTTCGAAAAGTGTTCAAAATTCCTTTTTTGCATCTCATCTTTGTCAGTAGACCAGTAAACTTTCCACCTCCGCCAAATacggaactttttttttttttttttttttttcaaatttctgGATTTccattcgttttttttttacatttgcatttccaAAATTCTCAAAAAAAGCAGTGGATAGTAATCCCTATTAATGAGCTTGTCacatttacaattacatttagtcatttggccgatgcttttatccaaagtgccTTACAAGTAAATCAAACTGAGCAGCGAAGGAGTAAAAAAGTTCAAGAAATCTAGTTGTTAAAAGTTATTCCATTTTTCCAAAGCAGTTAGTGGTGAATAAACGAAATAATCTTTGGCATGTTTGGCATTAAATGACCTCTTCCTGTGAAAGTAGGTGATCGAGAACACATTTGTTGAGGAAACATACCAGACTCTGTAGGGAAAGCTAGAAGTCTGGCATGTGAGAttatctacatttacatttttaatgttaatttaaataatcaaatgcaatttttaaaatgtcgaATAAACTTTACTATTAAAATAGTTTAAGCACATCTATATCCACTGAAATGCCAGgatatgtaaatatacataaatatacataaatcatAACCCTTCCTACATTTTATATGGAAGTATTGAGAATTTTTTGAGCATTTTGAGCTGTAATAACAAATTTGACTCAAAATATCAGGATCAGAAGGGAGCTAGTTCTGGGGAATTTAATGCTGGATGAAGTTTAATTTAATGCATCAGGCTTATCTTCAGCAGTAAATCATTTTGAGCTTTCAAACTGTGTGCTAACGAGAGAGACAGGAAGCATgacagcgtttttttttttttttgtaagataAAGAAGGATGAAGGACAGGGACACTGCAAAtagagaagaggaggaagagtgaGGACGAGTGATAAGAGACAGCATGAGAGGAATGTTAcactggaaatgaaatgaagcgACGTGGCTGATCGGGTTGCCAGAACTTCTAACACAGTCTCGCTCTCTTTTGTGAGGAGTGAATCTTTTATTCATAAGGCACAAGGTATGAAGCCGAGGTTTCCAAACTCCCTCTCAAAGCAGACAAAAAGCAACCTGAAGACCCCAAACACCCTCTTAATCAGATTTCTACCCGTTAAATCAGTATAAACCTACAAATTATTCAACATTATTTTGGTTAATGTAATGCCTGATGTTAGTTATTTCtttaaagacaaacatggacaaattgatattgatattgaacTTCATTatacatatgtatttattttttaaagtttcaggCCCTGCAAATTGGCGATTTACCCACAGACCCCTGCAGCACTATTAAAAATCCACCAGAAACAcaggatataaataaaaatatgcagcataaaaaaataaatctataatactAGCACAAGTGTGAGAACTCCttggtgtgatgtgtgtgctcagaaaatgtaaaacaatataaaacatgttttcGTGGTTCCTGTGACCAAATATTGTTACACATCTAAATAAGTAAATGTAggaatatacattatattaactATACATACtattcttgtttgtttgtttactattttacacatttcagtataacactgacatcaaaataataaaatattgaattatggactgacaaaacaaaagcaactGAACTTATATTTTAGATAAtagttattattgttgttattattattattagtagtagtagtagtagtagtataaaatgaacaattactgattaaatattgttttcttaCTGTGTTGTTTAGGGTCATggatttttgttacatttagtaataataataataataataatagagataTGCATCTTTAATGATTAATCTATAATGTTCATTTGCAACCCCAAACATTTActtattaaatattgttttcttaCTGTGTTGTTTAGGGTCATGGGATTttggtatatttaaaaaaatattactgattaaatattgtatttctgtgtattattattattattattattattattactgctagttctactactactactaaaaatGTATGTACATCTATTATATAATTTACCTCCCTAAAAAATTAAAGGCAAAGAggaaatatgtatatataaaaataaaagataatttgttaaataatgtcatttattaatagcgtcagtttatttttatttatttattttttttactgtgttgtttagggttattttttttgccatttgtttGTGGGTTGTTAAtagaataattaatataaatacgaattaataaaataaaaagattaaataaatataattaattacgTACTGAAGtttaaacaaaacagaacaaaacccTGTAAACATGCTATAATCAGTAAGGTGTGTAAAAGCATGACATCATTGAATAAGAGGGGCTTCTCGCTCTCCGCCACACTGCGCATGCGTGAAGCtgtcgcgcatgcgcagtgtgAACTGGGTAGGGGGAGCGCAGAACCGCTAGCGTCAGGATTCCTTCGAAATACAGACAGCATAAAAAGCGCAAAACACGAGCACTGGGGCACATTTTCATCATCCTGTGAGCTGTTCTTACAAATGTTAGGATGGataatgatgaaaatgatcCTGTCCAGCACAAAATAAGCTCTGCAACACAACCCCCCTCCCCAGCAAaccccgccccccccccccccaccctcACCCTGAGCACTGGCATGGACATTTCaattaatgatgatgatgatgatgatgaggatgaattAGAGCTATCTGTTTCATTTCTCCACAAAAACACCTGATTAATGCTGTTTTTCCTGCACAAGCCTGGGGATTGCTGTGTTCAATCCCGATCCCTATGCACCCCCAGTGCTCCATCCAAGCCCCAGCCCCTGTCCTGCACCAGCTGCATCCCTCTACACTGCCACAGCAATCACAATGCAGGCAGAAGAAAATCAGCAGCACTCTCACCCATCGCCCACCACGACGCATTTGATGGCTTGCATTTGGAAAGCGAAGACGGTTTAAATGCACAGAAGTGCGATGTTCCAGCAGGGATGTGAGATGGTGGAGAGATGTCGAGAGCAGCCTCTGTAGTGTAGCATGAACacggttgccagattggacGAAGCTCCTCCTCTATTCCTGACTGATTCACAAACGAATCGGTTCCTTGTGAACGATTCATTTAGCGTGAATCGACACCTTTTGAACGATGCTTTAACACaaaggggttcccaaactataAGAAACTCAcaaactcttcttcttcttttgttttattcaattatttttacaaatgaatattataaatatcGAAGATGGATTTTGCATGCGAGGCGAAGCATGCCAGACTCTCAAATCcctctttctcacaaaaataaacGTGAAAAATGTCTATCTATGCTATTTTTACAGAAACTTTTGAACGATGCTTTAAAACAAAGGGGTTCCCAAGCTAtaagaaactcacaatctcctctttcattttattcaattatgttcgcaaattaatattagaaatatcgtAGATGAACTTTGCATGCGAGGCGAAGCATGCCAAACTCTCAAATCcctctttctcacaaaaataaacatgaaacacATTTATCACGTTTATCTTTCTTATTTTTACAGAAACTTTTGAACtatgctttaaaacaaatagGTTCCCAAACTATAAGAAACTCACAgtttcctcttttgtttcattcaactacttttacaaattaatattagaaatatcaaagACGGATGTTGCATACTATTTGAAGAATGCCAGAGTCTCAGATCGTTCtatttcacaaaaataaacatgaaagaTGTTTATCATGTCTAtctttgctatttaaaaaaaaaaaaaaaaaaaaaaaacattaaaagtaaaatgtgaaAGGATTGGGTGGGCATACATGGCCagttgtctgttctgcaaagagaactggaggtacagtgaaaagaaaagtaGGTATTTTTATACTGTGCGCTGCCAGGAATCATGTTGTTTCTCCTGTCGCTTATGACCATTTGCGTTTGACATACCAAGTGCTGCTTGTAGTCtgtcacttgtttttttttttttttttttttttttttaacacaaattaaataaagcatATTGAGACAactggttgtttgatttatatACCAGGCTTCATAGCGTCaatggcagattagcaaagcacgCTACTGTACCAGCTACGTACACTCATCAGAGACTGcagcgatctctgctacttttTTCCGAactttattattctaaaataaaaacgAAACCTCAGttatagtttttttcttctgtctttgtGCATCAAACAGGAAATGGAAACTGGAGAAACGTTGGACCACACGTGTCAGAGATTTGGTCTGATTTCGTCAGTTCTCTCAGTTTTCGAATTCTCAATTCAAACATCACTTGGTTGCGGTTAATGAAATTGTAGCTCCATGTTGCACACGTATGTATAACCAAATGATTGCTACTGCTTTGTCTTTCGCTGTTGTGAGTGTAGAGTTAATCAGAGTAACAAGCAAGTTAGCTACAATAACTGACTACGCAAATCTGTGAGGTCACAATTTTTTGAACAGTAACAAACTGTCAGCTATGAGACAAGTGATTGACGTAAATTTGTAAACGTACTGATAGTTtgctctgacttttttttttttaaattaaaactttcattaaattctggtctgatgaacacatgtacagtatagttAACAAAAATGACTATTTTGGTGCGTATAATAGTTCCAGGTTATGCTAATCATACACAATATCATGCTTACGTAGTCTATATTAGTCTATATTTACGCACATTTCTCATGTTCATCGAGGATGAGATTAAACCTGCACATCCGTTATTCAGAAGAGAACACTGGAACCTGTTAAAAGGATCGCTTTTCTCCTTAAATCGGttaaaaacagcacagaaaCACCACTTCTCATCATTTCCCTCATTAGATCTCATTTGTACCATTGCATAGCATCATGTCTTGACTGATTTCAGTGTGAACTGAGAAACAAGTCCATCTGTGGCACTTCATTCATCTCAGTGTAAAAATGTTCACTCTGGCAACCCAGAGAGTGGGTTGAACTGCAGTCCACAGCAGTTTTTAAAGCGCCCACTACCTCTCTGCATCTCAAACCCATAAACATGACACCAGGAAAAGAAATTACACTGAAATCAGACAAACAATTCtaattttcctttatttctgtCACTTCAGTTTGTAACTCTGCTGAATATTTTTGCCATCAAGATTGAAAACTAGATTTAGATCTCGCCTTCCAGACAAATGTGGCTTCACAAATCTCATCACATTGCTAAAAGGATGAGTTCATGCTAGATGAAGGAGTTGTGTTGGACTGAAGTATTCAACCATTTTGTTAACTAATAAAGCTGAAACCTAATGAactaaatgtcttgttgctGTAAATTGCATTTCTTTATCGTCCTGATTTCCCATTCAACTGTATCCATCTATAGGAAGATAAACAGATGCAGAATTATAGTTATGCAGATAACGtatagaataaaaacagaacaaaactgaACAACAAATCaaccattttattattacagaaaatattaaagatgGAAAACACCACTGGATTATCAGCAGGACGTCACGACCAGTAAACATCTCCATTTAAAAGTGTCATTTCAGGAagctttttttcattaaatatctccttttaaatgtaatttcaggAGATTATACAAATTCTacacttttttcattaaatctcTCAGGTTTAATTAcagtcttgtttgttttttatttcaatttctaagttttttttcattaaaggtCTCcctttaaaagtaatttaagcAAAATACataatttctttgcttttttcattaaatattgtcttttaaatgtgtatttccAGGAAAGTGTGCAatttcttctgtctcttttttttcatttatatatcgTGTGTGTTAGTCCTTGTTTTAAAGAATATTGTTGTTGAATATGAGCTTATGAGCTAAAAACAAAAGTGAGCACTGAAAATGCAAATCAAGTCAAACCCATAAACTCATAAACTCAGTGACCAattaattgcatttattttgtgtggaattgtgtgttttgtattaaAGCAAGAAAGGGAGGGTTTTCTTAGGTACGATGAGTGGcatattgctttaaaaaaaaacatgataaaatacaATTTTCACACAAGTGTAATGTAACGCCTGTTAACAGTACGGGTtcgttgctaagcaacataacagcCAAAGATTAGGATATTCCCTGGACAGATCAATAGCTTAATGAttaggatttttatttatttataaatcagcgacaaaataaatatgataaagtCTAGCATTCAGTTagtaatttaacttattgttaATAATCTTCACAATAAACGATTCTTCCGTTTCCATCCACAAATTCAGCGACAGTTGTATttagattttcattttcttttcactcaattctatgcaaattaggtatgacgcTGTAAAGTGATGCATCCAAATGattggctcgaatgattcctacagtgcactcacaactttagctTTTTCAATCCTGTCATCTCATCCTGTCAAATGTGTACAAAGATActacaaagtaaaataaagcttggaaggaagtagcagagatcttTGGCGTTGCtagtgagtgtacgtagctagtacagttagctagatTTGCTAATCTGTCAACTAAAGATCAAATTTCCATACTGATTTGTGCGCTACTTAATTTGTGTTTAGCTCGTTAGTAATATATAGATCTTATGCTATAGCTACTTTTCTTGCTCATCAGAACTAAAAACACTCAATCCTGgataagccacgcccacaagagacataTTACAAGCAACATGAACGACTTTTCATCTGCAAGTGTGAACGTAGGGTTAACGGCGTGGCCTCTCACTCCTCTGTCGTGTAAATTTACCAGCAGAGAATTAAATCAACATTAAATCACAAGATACGCACTCCTACTATTCAAAAAAATACAAGAGTGAAAATAAGTAGAGTAAAATTCACACTTTCataaatgaagagaaaagagagagacatgtttaagaatttttttattgcttGGCCTGCCATTGGGATGATCGATACCAAAAAAGGGTTACAACATCAGCACGataaaaagggaagaaaaaagaagaaaaaaaaaaatctgtatacatcacagaaacagaagagaaaatggTCCTCAGCAAAGCTAAAGAGCAGCGCAGATGGACACGTCAGCCATGATCACATAATATCAGCTTTTTATCCATACTATAGCTCTGAAAAGAATACATGGGAATGACTAATACACAAGAGGAAGTGGATTCTGGGGGGAAAAGGGACCAATATGGCCGCTTACAGAGGGAAGCGTGAACGTTTCTTtataatcagaaataaacagcGTGTCGTTGCAGCACTACGCAATGAGCAGCCACTGAGTTAGCACAGAAAATCATTTAACTCTAAACTATAAACGTATCACAAACACGCAAGAGCCGTTTCCTAAAAATCAAATACTGCAGAAATCAACGTGAGGGAACAACGTAAGAAAATCACATCTGCTTCTTTCACAAGCTTCTGCGTAATTTATAAACATGTAGGAAAAAGGATGTTCAGTCAGTAttatgctattaaaaaaaaaaaaaaaacatggtatgACACTAAAGTCATTgccataagaaaaaaaaggaaaaaaaaaaaagcattgtttCATTAATACACAGTGccaatatttcattttcacatcacaGTAATCACTTCACTGTTTAGCACAGTTTACGATATCTTTACGTTGTATCGTTACATTATTAATTTTGTCCATCATGTTTTTACTGCTTTCAAGGAACTCTTCTCTTCCGGTGACCAGAAATATTCTATGTTCACGCTAGCAAATGCTAGTTTGTCTCGTTGTGGCCCATTTATGATTTATATGCAccaattttgtttaaaaatcatCTGACCCAATCATCTGAATTTGTAGCTTTACCATATCATAGCTAcgttttgtattttgtacagACTTAAGAAAACTGCACCTGAAatgtcgcttgctagtgtgaaggTAGGATTATACAACGTAGCTGCCAGGTAGAGGTGTGGACAAGACTGCATTTTAATCCCGCCCCTGCAGAAACGTCGAACAATCCCACCCTTTCGCAATATTTTCTAACGAACGTTCCTTATTCTCTTTTGTACAATTCAAACAAATGATTTAAACCAAAGTGTCTCTGATCGCGATAAAgagtttactgaagatgactggaCGAACAAGAACATTTCGTGCTGTAAACCTGTGATAAGACGTGAGGCGATTTTTGCGATATGAGATTGATTCCTAtgctcagacagacagactgatagatgTGCGTTTATCGAAAGCGATGCCCAAGCAAAAGGAACTTttgaaaatgaagaaatcagGCACTTCCACACTCTAAAATTATCCAACATGAGTGTAAAGAGACTCTTATAGGGGTTTGcatctctcactcacacacacttacacacacgttttcagcttcagtttcttcAGTCAGTGTTGAGAAATACAGTACGACGTTTGGAAAAACCGTAATTCACTGTCCTGTTTAATACTATACAAACATGTTTGCTATACAAACATTCTTTATTAAAGTTGCAGTATGTAACTATTGGGAATCTGGTGTTGTTCCCAAGGTGGTGtacaatttatttcaaatatattttaggACTTTTAGACCGACTTGAAAGAATGCCACGTTTTCGAGTACTTTCCTCTACTCAGACAAAATGCTACTTATTTcacttttagggaaaaaaaaaaaaaaaaagttgcatacTGCTACTTTAAACatgttataaaatgaaatgaccaTAGACCTGACTAGGTAAAAGCTACTCTGTTGTTAACGGTACCTACGATTTCACTTTGTGTTCCACAGTGTTTATAATCAAAACACAATTATGTTACAGGGACCTTAAAAAGAACAACACAGTACTGCACGTGTGCTAACGTTCACTCAGCGATGCTTCACTCCGTTAATCCAAAGCACTTACTCATGAAATGTGTGACTACGACTAACACACAATACCTAAATGAAACATTGCTGTGAAGAACAGAAGAACTGTGAGGTAAAAACAGAGAAGATTTAaagtgtcccaaaccacaccctattcactaatGAGACATCTAAAATGGCGCTTTCCAAAACAACACTCTATTCACTACAGTGACTACACTAATCCCCCTCACTAgtccactgtggacgtgtcccaaacccacactatttaataaatgaggccTCACAACCACCATCTAAAAATGTCTAACAGACATCAGTCTtctgtggacgtgtcccaaaccagaCCCTATTTACTATACAGGCTTCATAGACACCACAAACTCCTCCCCCTGATCAGTCTACaatggatgtgtcccaaaccacacaccctattcactaatGAGGCCTCATAACCACCATCACTAACGATTCCTCATCATTAGTCTACtatggatgtgtcccaaaccacacctTATTCACTAAAATACGTCAGACCATCATCAGTGTACCGTGGACGCGTCCCAATATACACGCTATTTACTACACAGGCAACACAAACATCATGACCACCTCACCACTAGTCCgctgtggacgtgtcccaaaccagaGATATTATTCACTACATATGCCACCCTGCATACGTCTATGGTCGACTGTTTGGACTTTAACCTACTGCAGGGCATTCTGGGATTTCGTGAGTGTGCTGGATTTAGAAAAacagtgcactatgtagtgaacatGGTGCGGTTTTGGATATACAGTTAAACGATAGGTGTGAAGGGAGAGTagagcaataaaaataaagaaaaacaaaacaaaaacaacaggaccaataataatgcaaaataagcgccacatatatttatatatagagaATCTTAATATTTCAATTTCAGTATATACCAAAGTGTGCAAAAAATACAGTTATGGTGATTTACTATCATTTACGTCTGCTATATATGTGCAATAAAGAACAGTAAGGAGCAAAGCGGATCgctacagtacacacacacacacacgcacacacacaagcacacacacaagcacgcacaGTTTAAATGATTCAACTTCAGTACCAtcgagagaaaaaacagaaccaacaaatctctcacacacacacacacacacacacacacacacacacgcacgcctTTGGCGTCACTATAATCCAAAAtgaactgtaaacactgtaaaggGCGCAAACTTAAGAACAATCAGTTCACAGCTCGTCTCGGGATTCGTCACGTTCTGAACACTTCTACATCATCATGTaattgaaagagagagagaaatctgtGATTCCTGATCTTTACGAAAGCCCAAAACTCAagattagaaaagaaaatacacagaaaattaAGACAGTAAGGTGGACTTGGTTTAATtatgattaaacaaaaaaaatgaaacaaatttttGCTGAAAtctcaaatattttaatatttgacctcacaattaaaaaaacaaaacaaaacaaaaaaaaccttgaataATTTCTCCCTGAAGGTTCTGTCCTTCCACCCCATTTATCCTGATATGGATAATCAGACTTGctctgtttaattatttttaattattttcgtTTATTGTAACTTCTTGTAGGTTTCAATTTGATAGATATTGGACTTTTTAATGTGTTACTTTTTGTAAATTATACTTGGTTGTCATCAAATTCTTTGTTAGAGAAGTTACCTTTTGGACCAAAGACTACAAAAAAGTAACCAGAGCagttatcctggtcaggatcacggTTGATCCAGAGTCcatcccgggaatactgggtTCGAaacgggaatacaccctggatggaacgcCAGGATCGAGTAAcgataaaagaaatataataaaataaatctattgtATGTATAAAGGAGTTAAGGTAAGTCAACTGTAAGGAAGagaattctctcttttttaaatatttgaccTATTTCAGCTTTTTGTTTGAGAATATCAGATTaagctacaacacacacacacacacacacacacacacacacacacacacacactctctcacacaagTATGTGGAAAACACATGAAGGAGCAGTactataaaaatgtgaaaaattaaagtgATCTTGTTGTAACTATAGCCAGATCCTAAATACTCTGAAACAGTTTGAACGGCTGAacgaagaggaaaaaaaattaaaataaataaaataagtggaTGGATGTACCGAGCAGCCTCGCCTCAGGACTCGTGACGTCCTAAacgctgcaaaaataaatagtcACATTTACATGAAGAGAATAACTGTTAAGGAGAGCAGTTTCTGGTCGATTTCCTGTTTCAGCGGCTTCATTTTACATCTCTACATTCGAGAATGTGAGGTTaaacctacaacacacacacacacacacacacacacacacacacacggcaagCACGAACGAAACGTACACAGGAGAAGTAAGAAAATAAAGCGTAGCTGGACCCTGCGATAAACAGAGGAGgtgaaaggagagagagaaagagagagagagattcaaacggagagagagacgaagCTGTTGTACTGCTGGATGTTCCTCTTCAGGATGTCGGAGCAGGGTCCGAGCACACGCTCAAACCGAGGACGGTCGAGCTTCACACACTTCAGAGGACTGCGCGCGACCACGGTGGCGGCGCGAGGACGGTTCATCAGCAGCGCAAtctcacctgaacacacacaacaactcGTTTTAAGCTCCAAGTGCATAGAAACAACAAATTctcatcatttaaaaaagcacaGGGCGAGTAGgaacacataaataaaacagaaaataatatgaaaGCGTTTAAACAAGTGGGATTTCAGGTGAACAGAAGACAAAACACTCACCGAAGTAGTCAGAAGATCCGAGTCTGCCCACTTCTACAAACTCTTCATTCTCGGAGCGTCTCTGAAGCACCGCTGCCGATCCCTGTAAACACCAGAgcaactgagtgtgtgtgtgtgtgtgtgtgtttgtgtgtgtgtgtgttttataacacCATCTACAGTACCTTCAGATTTTAGCTCAGAAGATCCATCCTTTATCTATACAGATATATCTACATCTAAACTACAGGACGCTGGAGCACCATGTTTACCTCGAGGATGATGAAGAACTCGTCTCCGGGTTGGCCTTGGACGACGATCTTCTGCCCGTCCTCGAACTGCACCGTCTCCAGAGCATCAGCCACCGTTAACCTCTCCCATTTATCCAGAGATTCTGAACACGGGGAAACTCTTGGTTAGCAAACGTGCGGATTAAATCAACAAGATGGAACGAGTGTAATGTTGAGACTTACCCAAAATGGACACCTTGCTCAGGAATTCCTCATacatcttcctcttcctcagagTGCTCCCCTGCAAAACATGCACAACTTTCACACTTGAGATAAAAGTGTTTGTACTTGGACTCGCCTCAGTCTTGAGAATTGGTCTCGCTAAATAAAATACGCTCTGtcattattttgtaaaaataatgttcgAGTTGTCTTGGATTTGACGACGACAGTATTGAAAGAGAAAATCTATAATATCATCCTGATTTCTCCACAGTGAGCCATAAACATATCATCATGTTATCTTTGAGGGTGTGAGtgatgtttgagtgtgtgtgtgtgtgtgtgtgtatataccatGAGTATTCTCCTGTAGCTGTCTCTGTCGATGCCCCACAGTTTGACGTTGGTTTTGGCTCGAACGGTCGCAGCTCTCGGAGTGCCGTAAATCAGCGCCAACTCGCCGAAACTGCCGCCTTCTCCGATACTCGTCACCCACGTGTTGTTCACATACACCTACACAACGTTCAGACACAACGACACATGACACACAACAATCAATTATATACTCAActgatacattttttaatatcaaaatTATATCGTCAGATGGGGGAGAGCTggtgctgacacacacacacactcacacaagtACATGTCACTTACATCCATTTCACCCTGATCAATAACGTAGAAGTTATCGCCCTCGTcacctgaaattaaaaaaaaaaaattgattctctatatatataaattgaatttactaaattgatttttttgcatttttttaacacacacacacacacacacacacaccccgcaccTTGCTGAATGACAGTCTCTCCGGCGATGTAGTTCACGGGAAACATGGCATCAAATATATCACTatagaggaaaataaataaataaataaataaaataatttagcaCGAGTCCATCAGTACGCTCATTCACCTAAAGACAAAAGGGAATCTTACAGATGTTAACAAGGATTAGCTATTCTCTATATCTGTTATTGTTACTAACACTGACTATGAGTTATTGGTGACTTTAACAGCATGTGGCTG contains:
- the prkar1aa gene encoding protein kinase, cAMP-dependent, regulatory, type I, alpha (tissue specific extinguisher 1) a, translated to MASGSSSSEEERSLRECELYVQKHNIQQLLKDCIVQLCTSRPERPMAFLRDYFERLEKEEAKQMLSQQKSGSRSDSREDEISPPMNPVVKGRRRRGAISAEVYTEEDAASYVRKVIPKDYKTMAALAKAIEKNVLFSHLDDNERSDIFDAMFPVNYIAGETVIQQGDEGDNFYVIDQGEMDVYVNNTWVTSIGEGGSFGELALIYGTPRAATVRAKTNVKLWGIDRDSYRRILMGSTLRKRKMYEEFLSKVSILESLDKWERLTVADALETVQFEDGQKIVVQGQPGDEFFIILEGSAAVLQRRSENEEFVEVGRLGSSDYFGEIALLMNRPRAATVVARSPLKCVKLDRPRFERVLGPCSDILKRNIQQYNSFVSLSV